One segment of Mycobacterium spongiae DNA contains the following:
- a CDS encoding aminodeoxychorismate lyase has protein sequence MVVALDGEIHEPGRPLLHADDLAALRGDGAFETLLVRDGGACLVESHLQRLTQSARLMDLPEPDLPRWRHAISVATQRWVAGTDDEGAMRLIYSRGREGGAAPTTYVMINPVPDRVAEVRRHGVSAITLDRGLPAAGADTMPWLLAGAKTLSYAVNMAVLRHAVREGAGDVIFVSSDGYVLEGPRSTVVIAVEGDDGPGGNPCLLTPPPWYPILRGTTQQALFEVARPKGYDCDYRALRVADLVEAQGIWLISSMTLAARVHTLDGRRLPRAPIADAFTELIDAAIVSDR, from the coding sequence TGCTGACGACTTGGCGGCGCTGCGGGGCGACGGGGCCTTCGAGACGCTCCTGGTCCGTGACGGCGGTGCATGTCTGGTGGAGTCGCACCTGCAGCGGCTGACACAGTCGGCCAGGTTGATGGATCTACCCGAACCGGACCTCCCGCGCTGGCGGCATGCGATCAGCGTCGCGACCCAGCGGTGGGTGGCTGGCACCGACGATGAAGGTGCGATGCGTCTGATCTACAGCCGCGGCCGAGAAGGGGGCGCGGCGCCAACGACGTACGTGATGATCAACCCCGTCCCCGATCGGGTGGCCGAGGTTCGCCGCCACGGCGTGTCGGCGATCACGCTGGACCGTGGCCTGCCGGCTGCCGGTGCCGACACCATGCCGTGGCTGCTAGCGGGGGCCAAGACCCTCTCCTATGCGGTGAACATGGCCGTCTTGCGCCACGCGGTCCGCGAGGGCGCCGGCGACGTCATCTTCGTCAGCTCGGACGGCTATGTCCTGGAAGGGCCGCGCTCCACAGTGGTGATCGCCGTCGAGGGCGACGATGGACCCGGCGGCAACCCGTGCCTTCTGACCCCGCCGCCGTGGTACCCGATCCTGAGGGGCACCACCCAACAGGCGCTCTTCGAAGTGGCTCGTCCGAAAGGCTACGACTGCGACTACCGAGCGCTCCGAGTCGCAGATCTCGTTGAAGCACAAGGGATCTGGCTGATATCTAGCATGACACTGGCGGCTCGTGTGCATACCCTTGACGGTCGGCGGCTACCGCGCGCCCCGATCGCGGATGCTTTCACTGAACTGATTGACGCAGCGATCGTCAGCGATCGTTGA